In one Cardiocondyla obscurior isolate alpha-2009 linkage group LG17, Cobs3.1, whole genome shotgun sequence genomic region, the following are encoded:
- the LOC139109343 gene encoding SUN domain-containing ossification factor isoform X2, protein MVKGTVESKNDGYPLHCTVDPAGQHRHLLQAAAFYLTVLAVLWCIPICIYHRISETGQAVVLTLVDTAAAGLQNLAEPKIDRDFSSRSSVKNSSLLDDNQARESEHRKEAVPTTQIPPPPIVDETTEQPNNTNALGDEEDVLLLKKIAAEEPSEVVMIVRAERKINTDDLELRVEEEKASQAQVPEELSSKVDDTFTTAPELNDTAARARLVGDGRDETAAVILNGLVTSGPTEPHEDIPSFSEWAQKRLEEAEKKKTHPNASVQTPGGPGRGVSGMKMRNKNYASPDCGAKIVAANPEANSAKNVLVSTRDEYMLNACTSRIWFVVELCEAIQAKKIELANFELFSSSPKDFSVYVSDRFPTKDWSLVGQFTAKDVKDVQSFALHPHFFGKFIKVELQSHYGSEHFCPVSLFRAYGTSEFEVLETETENGALEEKNTDEDDDEDSDEEELLDSEGGDSPSNLFGSARDAVLSVVKKAAEILVKSSGLTENNITQIQQSIDHGNILDNSYTRCTTPRYTILCGNCTDQKFASVFQLVSCKNQQLDGLLSIDLVNKTLRRGRLCNFHGVEIESFWQIKEEEKTKHDSITHFNLAEDFQASFLTYFFKPEYIIALCNVLATKERKVVMNTSYEIPVNKSKDTAPENILSTKNIDPNVEVTFPHETSSIVDPCILDSNPSACKPSASSKEIRQHPLPQDIGKKNENISIVTIETSASFPESLASQIKPTKTLSKEDLKKESSVPILEPSKEFTEETLQPQVLTTVPPASSPTPTSKIIEDLPIIGTPTETTLPVSNVPLVNVDSQETTDTTISDTESTDTVMQVKPNKTEVTEQDGKQAKDLSEQEARLSSQDPLSLDSLLSDLKELEVDTTNMQNGTSSSSPATQPTANVVPQKESVFLRLSNRIKILERNMSLSGQYLEELSRRYKKQVEEMQRSLERAVTAMGEESRKSEERDAKRAEEIAALREEIVILSKSVETLLYDRDSWRSRISSIVQHALLICLEVVVIILILSYCRRREDFEDEKFESDTRKNITRRKSAENFSSHVATKKMKKRRPSEIASHISGTYHELMIDDRLHETKKERKKKRKKDVAAGTRTVNNDTRQEVVRYKSVLNAIPGGTMLPSRRSSSIDSPHSKELQDTTGKRPESAPEAAVGWFDDQVERIERIVQPSTEKKAYETESGMSSEFGRQVDKFVKPNASLVTVDRPIKRSSSFFNTAERKSSKNGSFRAGNILKGAKLSSPSFMKTALSTRSKKKLFANSTEKWEWSQDSEHSNDRSSQSSSTDFRSLQAVSDRANGRAGNGLIEESDESRSSSTTPSSTKKEKKSTGLKKMVRKFF, encoded by the exons ATGGTCAAGGGCACCGTCGAGAGCAAGAACGACGGATATCCTCTGCATTGCACTGTCGATCCCGCCGGGCAACACAGACACCTTCTCCAAGCGGCCGCCTTTTACCTTACCGTATTGGCGGTTTTGTGGTGCATTCCTATATGCATCTATCATCG GATTTCCGAGACCGGCCAGGCAGTGGTGTTGACTTTGGTGGATACCGCAGCGGCTGGATTGCAGAACTTGGCCGAGCCGAAGATTGATCGCGATTTCTCTTCACGATCGTCCGTCAAAAATTCTTCGTTACTTGACGATAATCAAGCGAGAGAATCCGAGCATCGGAAGGAAGCTGTGCCGACGACGCAGATTCCACCGCCACCGATCGTCGACGAGACGACGGAGCAACCAAATAACACCAATGCTCTCGGGGACGAAGAGGATGTACTTCTGTTAAAGAAGATTGCTGCCGAGGAGCCGTCGGAAGTTGTAATGATTGTAAGAGCGGAGCGAAAGATCAATACGGATGATTTAGAGCTACGAGTCGAGGAGGAAAAAGCTAGTCAGGCTCAGGTGCCCGAAGAATTGTCGTCGAAGGTCGATGACACTTTCACCACAGCACCAGAATTGAATGACACGGCAGCTAGAGCACGATTAGTAGGCGACGGCAGAGACGAGACTGCGGCAGTGATCCTAAATGGGCTCGTTACTTCAGGTCCTACCGAGCCTCACGAAGACATACCGTCTTTCAGCGAATGGGCCCAGAAACGTTTGGAGGAagccgaaaagaaaaaaa cTCATCCAAACGCTTCTGTCCAGACACCGGGTGGCCCGGGACGAGGTGTAAGCGGCATGAAAATGCGTAATAAGAATTACGCTTCGCCCGATTGCGGCGCCAAAATTGTCGCAGCCAACCCCGAAGCGAATAGTGCAAAAAATGTTCTGGTATCTACGCGGGACGAATATATGCTAAACGCCTGCACGTCACGTATCTGGTTTGTCGTAGAGCTGTGCGAAGCGATACAAGCGAAAAAAATTGAGCTGGCAAATTTTGAACTCTTCAGCTCGTCACCGAAAGACTTTTCTGTTTATGTGAGCGATCGCTTTCCTACCAAAGACTGGAGTCTAGTAGGTCAGTTCACCGCCAAAGACGTGAAAGACGTTCAGAGCTTTGCCTTACATCCTCACTTTTTCGGCAAATTTATCAAAGTCGAGCTCCAATCGCACTATGGCTCGGAACATTTTTGTCCCGTCTCATTGTTTCGCGCTTATGGCACCAGCGAGTTTGAAGTACTAGAAACTGAGACAGAGAATGGGGCTTTAGAAGAGAAGAATACGGAtgaagacgacgacgaagatAGCGACGAAGAAGAATTGTTAGATAGCGAGGGTGGTGATTCGCCGAGTAATCTTTTCGGTAGCGCACGCGACGCTGTATTAAGTGTAGTTAAAAAAGCTGCAGAAATTCTGGTCAAATCTAGCGGTCtcactgaaaataatattactcaAATACAGCAAAGTATTGATCACGGTAATATACTAGACAATTCCTACACAAGGTGTACAACGCCAAGATATACGATACTCTGTGGTAACTGCACCGATCAGAAATTTGCCAGTGTTTTTCAGCTAGTCAGTTGCAAAAATCAACAATTAGACGGCTTGCTTAGTATTGATCTGGTAAACAAAACTTTGAGGCGAGGAAGGCTCTGTAATTTTCATGGCGTTGAAATCGAATCGTTTTGGCAgataaaagaggaagaaaaaacaaaGCATGACAGTATAACGCATTTTAATTTAGCGGAAGATTTTCAGGCGTCTTTTCTGACATACTTTTTTAAACCTGAATATATCATCGCATTGTGCAACGTTTTAGCAACCAAGGAACGCAAGGTAGTAATGAATACAAGCTACGAAATTCCCGTAAATAAATCTAAGGATACTGCCCCTGAAAACATTTTATCTACTAAAAATATCGATCCTAACGTCGAAGTCACTTTTCCTCACGAAACATCTTCCATTGTGGATCCTTGTATTTTAGACTCGAATCCTTCGGCTTGTAAACCGTCTGCGTCTTCTAAAGAAATTCGACAGCATCCATTGCCTCAAGATATCGGCAAAAAGAACGAGAACATCAGTATTGTGACTATAGAGACATCAGCTAGCTTTCCTGAAAGCTTGGCATCGCAGATTAAGCCCACGAAGACACTTAGTAAAGAGGACTTGAAAAAGGAATCATCCGTACCAATTTTGGAACCCAGCAAGGAATTTACAGAAGAGACGTTGCAACCACAAGTGTTGACGACCGTTCCACCAGCATCTAGTCCAACACCAACGTCAAAAATCATTGAGGATTTGCCAATTATAGGGACTCCTACCGAGACGACGTTACCCGTAAGCAACGTTCCGCTAGTTAATGTCGACAGTCAAGAAACTACCGACACCACTATATCTGACACAGAAAGTACCGATACTGTTATGCAAGTTAAACCAAACAAGACAGAAGTCACCGAACAAGACGGAAAACAGGCGAAAGATTTAAGTGAGCAAGAAGCTCGATTGTCATCTCAAGATCCTCTCTCGTTGGATTCATTATTATCCGATTTAAAAGAATTGGAAGTCGATACGACTAATATGCAAAATGGAACGTCTAGTTCTTCGCCGGCGACTCAGCCCACAGCAAACGTCGTTCCTCAAAAAGAATCTGTTTTTCTTCGATTATCTAATAGAATTAAG attttggAAAGAAACATGTCACTCAGTGGGCAATATTTAGAAGAATTAAGCCGCCGTTACAAAAAGCAAGTTGAAGAAATGCAGCGTTCATTGGAACGTGCGGTAACTGCTATGGGCGAGGAATCTCGAAAGAGCGAGGAGCGCGATGCAAAGAGAGCAGAAGAAATCGCCGCTTTAAGAGAAGAAATCGTAATACTTTCCAAATCGGTCGAAACTCTTCTTTACGATCGAGATAGCTGGCGCAGTCGAATATCTTCGATCGTTCAGCATGCTTTGTTAATTTGCTTAGAAGTTGtagtcattattttaattctctcttATTGCCGTCGGAGAGAAGATTTTGAAGATGAAAAATTCGAGTCGGATACGAGAAAGAACATTACGCGTCGAAAGAGTGCAGAGAACTTTAGTTCTCACGTCGCGacaaagaaaatgaaaaagcgGCGACCGAGCGAGATCGCTTCTCATATCAGTGGAACGTATCACGAGCTAATGATCGACGATCGACTCCATGAGACaaagaaagagcgaaagaaaaaacgtaAGAAAGATGTTGCCGCCGGTACTAGAACAGTTAATAACGATACGAGACAAGAGGTGGTACGTTATAAAAGTGTGTTGAACGCGATTCCTGGTGGTACGATGTTACCATCAAGAAGATCATCGTCTATAGACTCTCCACATTCTAAAGAATTGCAAGATACAACCGGTAAAAGGCCGGAATCCGCACCCGAAGCCGCCGTCGGTTGGTTCGACGATCAAGTAGAAAGAATAGAACGAATTGTGCAGCCttcaacagaaaaaaaagcctATGAAACGGAATCAGGAATGAGTTCTGAATTCGGTCGCCAAGTCGATAAGTTCGTTAAGCCTAATGCGTCGTTAGTGACCGTCGACAGGCCCATCAAAAGATCAAGTTCGTTTTTTAATACGGCTGAACGGAAGTCGTCAAAAAATGGCTCGTTTAGAGCCGGTAATATCCTTAAAGGTGCGAAACTGAGCTCGCCGTCCTTTATGAAAACTGCCTTAAGTacgagaagtaaaaaaaagttattcgCCAATTCTACTGAGAAATGGGAATGGAGCCAAGATTCGGAACATTCAAATGACAGGTCCTCTCAATCCAGTTCTACAGATTTCAGATCGTTGCAGGCTGTCAGCGATCGTGCCAATGGTAGAGCTGGAAATGGTTTGATCGAGGAAAGCGACGAGTCAAGAAGTAGTAGCACCACACCTTCCTCGAccaagaaagagaagaaaagcaCTGGCTTGAAGAAAATGGTAAGAAAGTTTTTCTGA
- the LOC139109343 gene encoding SUN domain-containing ossification factor isoform X1: MRPRVLCVYWALLLTSTVSSGLLFLIVASESAQTKDSFFHPEKNETYGAYSNITLNYEDHESFESSSILDAEEVGVLKTNQYNLYGQQEATVSASFETITSDNAEEKQDIDILAESLTQQPNLSQGISETGQAVVLTLVDTAAAGLQNLAEPKIDRDFSSRSSVKNSSLLDDNQARESEHRKEAVPTTQIPPPPIVDETTEQPNNTNALGDEEDVLLLKKIAAEEPSEVVMIVRAERKINTDDLELRVEEEKASQAQVPEELSSKVDDTFTTAPELNDTAARARLVGDGRDETAAVILNGLVTSGPTEPHEDIPSFSEWAQKRLEEAEKKKTHPNASVQTPGGPGRGVSGMKMRNKNYASPDCGAKIVAANPEANSAKNVLVSTRDEYMLNACTSRIWFVVELCEAIQAKKIELANFELFSSSPKDFSVYVSDRFPTKDWSLVGQFTAKDVKDVQSFALHPHFFGKFIKVELQSHYGSEHFCPVSLFRAYGTSEFEVLETETENGALEEKNTDEDDDEDSDEEELLDSEGGDSPSNLFGSARDAVLSVVKKAAEILVKSSGLTENNITQIQQSIDHGNILDNSYTRCTTPRYTILCGNCTDQKFASVFQLVSCKNQQLDGLLSIDLVNKTLRRGRLCNFHGVEIESFWQIKEEEKTKHDSITHFNLAEDFQASFLTYFFKPEYIIALCNVLATKERKVVMNTSYEIPVNKSKDTAPENILSTKNIDPNVEVTFPHETSSIVDPCILDSNPSACKPSASSKEIRQHPLPQDIGKKNENISIVTIETSASFPESLASQIKPTKTLSKEDLKKESSVPILEPSKEFTEETLQPQVLTTVPPASSPTPTSKIIEDLPIIGTPTETTLPVSNVPLVNVDSQETTDTTISDTESTDTVMQVKPNKTEVTEQDGKQAKDLSEQEARLSSQDPLSLDSLLSDLKELEVDTTNMQNGTSSSSPATQPTANVVPQKESVFLRLSNRIKILERNMSLSGQYLEELSRRYKKQVEEMQRSLERAVTAMGEESRKSEERDAKRAEEIAALREEIVILSKSVETLLYDRDSWRSRISSIVQHALLICLEVVVIILILSYCRRREDFEDEKFESDTRKNITRRKSAENFSSHVATKKMKKRRPSEIASHISGTYHELMIDDRLHETKKERKKKRKKDVAAGTRTVNNDTRQEVVRYKSVLNAIPGGTMLPSRRSSSIDSPHSKELQDTTGKRPESAPEAAVGWFDDQVERIERIVQPSTEKKAYETESGMSSEFGRQVDKFVKPNASLVTVDRPIKRSSSFFNTAERKSSKNGSFRAGNILKGAKLSSPSFMKTALSTRSKKKLFANSTEKWEWSQDSEHSNDRSSQSSSTDFRSLQAVSDRANGRAGNGLIEESDESRSSSTTPSSTKKEKKSTGLKKMVRKFF; encoded by the exons GATTTCCGAGACCGGCCAGGCAGTGGTGTTGACTTTGGTGGATACCGCAGCGGCTGGATTGCAGAACTTGGCCGAGCCGAAGATTGATCGCGATTTCTCTTCACGATCGTCCGTCAAAAATTCTTCGTTACTTGACGATAATCAAGCGAGAGAATCCGAGCATCGGAAGGAAGCTGTGCCGACGACGCAGATTCCACCGCCACCGATCGTCGACGAGACGACGGAGCAACCAAATAACACCAATGCTCTCGGGGACGAAGAGGATGTACTTCTGTTAAAGAAGATTGCTGCCGAGGAGCCGTCGGAAGTTGTAATGATTGTAAGAGCGGAGCGAAAGATCAATACGGATGATTTAGAGCTACGAGTCGAGGAGGAAAAAGCTAGTCAGGCTCAGGTGCCCGAAGAATTGTCGTCGAAGGTCGATGACACTTTCACCACAGCACCAGAATTGAATGACACGGCAGCTAGAGCACGATTAGTAGGCGACGGCAGAGACGAGACTGCGGCAGTGATCCTAAATGGGCTCGTTACTTCAGGTCCTACCGAGCCTCACGAAGACATACCGTCTTTCAGCGAATGGGCCCAGAAACGTTTGGAGGAagccgaaaagaaaaaaa cTCATCCAAACGCTTCTGTCCAGACACCGGGTGGCCCGGGACGAGGTGTAAGCGGCATGAAAATGCGTAATAAGAATTACGCTTCGCCCGATTGCGGCGCCAAAATTGTCGCAGCCAACCCCGAAGCGAATAGTGCAAAAAATGTTCTGGTATCTACGCGGGACGAATATATGCTAAACGCCTGCACGTCACGTATCTGGTTTGTCGTAGAGCTGTGCGAAGCGATACAAGCGAAAAAAATTGAGCTGGCAAATTTTGAACTCTTCAGCTCGTCACCGAAAGACTTTTCTGTTTATGTGAGCGATCGCTTTCCTACCAAAGACTGGAGTCTAGTAGGTCAGTTCACCGCCAAAGACGTGAAAGACGTTCAGAGCTTTGCCTTACATCCTCACTTTTTCGGCAAATTTATCAAAGTCGAGCTCCAATCGCACTATGGCTCGGAACATTTTTGTCCCGTCTCATTGTTTCGCGCTTATGGCACCAGCGAGTTTGAAGTACTAGAAACTGAGACAGAGAATGGGGCTTTAGAAGAGAAGAATACGGAtgaagacgacgacgaagatAGCGACGAAGAAGAATTGTTAGATAGCGAGGGTGGTGATTCGCCGAGTAATCTTTTCGGTAGCGCACGCGACGCTGTATTAAGTGTAGTTAAAAAAGCTGCAGAAATTCTGGTCAAATCTAGCGGTCtcactgaaaataatattactcaAATACAGCAAAGTATTGATCACGGTAATATACTAGACAATTCCTACACAAGGTGTACAACGCCAAGATATACGATACTCTGTGGTAACTGCACCGATCAGAAATTTGCCAGTGTTTTTCAGCTAGTCAGTTGCAAAAATCAACAATTAGACGGCTTGCTTAGTATTGATCTGGTAAACAAAACTTTGAGGCGAGGAAGGCTCTGTAATTTTCATGGCGTTGAAATCGAATCGTTTTGGCAgataaaagaggaagaaaaaacaaaGCATGACAGTATAACGCATTTTAATTTAGCGGAAGATTTTCAGGCGTCTTTTCTGACATACTTTTTTAAACCTGAATATATCATCGCATTGTGCAACGTTTTAGCAACCAAGGAACGCAAGGTAGTAATGAATACAAGCTACGAAATTCCCGTAAATAAATCTAAGGATACTGCCCCTGAAAACATTTTATCTACTAAAAATATCGATCCTAACGTCGAAGTCACTTTTCCTCACGAAACATCTTCCATTGTGGATCCTTGTATTTTAGACTCGAATCCTTCGGCTTGTAAACCGTCTGCGTCTTCTAAAGAAATTCGACAGCATCCATTGCCTCAAGATATCGGCAAAAAGAACGAGAACATCAGTATTGTGACTATAGAGACATCAGCTAGCTTTCCTGAAAGCTTGGCATCGCAGATTAAGCCCACGAAGACACTTAGTAAAGAGGACTTGAAAAAGGAATCATCCGTACCAATTTTGGAACCCAGCAAGGAATTTACAGAAGAGACGTTGCAACCACAAGTGTTGACGACCGTTCCACCAGCATCTAGTCCAACACCAACGTCAAAAATCATTGAGGATTTGCCAATTATAGGGACTCCTACCGAGACGACGTTACCCGTAAGCAACGTTCCGCTAGTTAATGTCGACAGTCAAGAAACTACCGACACCACTATATCTGACACAGAAAGTACCGATACTGTTATGCAAGTTAAACCAAACAAGACAGAAGTCACCGAACAAGACGGAAAACAGGCGAAAGATTTAAGTGAGCAAGAAGCTCGATTGTCATCTCAAGATCCTCTCTCGTTGGATTCATTATTATCCGATTTAAAAGAATTGGAAGTCGATACGACTAATATGCAAAATGGAACGTCTAGTTCTTCGCCGGCGACTCAGCCCACAGCAAACGTCGTTCCTCAAAAAGAATCTGTTTTTCTTCGATTATCTAATAGAATTAAG attttggAAAGAAACATGTCACTCAGTGGGCAATATTTAGAAGAATTAAGCCGCCGTTACAAAAAGCAAGTTGAAGAAATGCAGCGTTCATTGGAACGTGCGGTAACTGCTATGGGCGAGGAATCTCGAAAGAGCGAGGAGCGCGATGCAAAGAGAGCAGAAGAAATCGCCGCTTTAAGAGAAGAAATCGTAATACTTTCCAAATCGGTCGAAACTCTTCTTTACGATCGAGATAGCTGGCGCAGTCGAATATCTTCGATCGTTCAGCATGCTTTGTTAATTTGCTTAGAAGTTGtagtcattattttaattctctcttATTGCCGTCGGAGAGAAGATTTTGAAGATGAAAAATTCGAGTCGGATACGAGAAAGAACATTACGCGTCGAAAGAGTGCAGAGAACTTTAGTTCTCACGTCGCGacaaagaaaatgaaaaagcgGCGACCGAGCGAGATCGCTTCTCATATCAGTGGAACGTATCACGAGCTAATGATCGACGATCGACTCCATGAGACaaagaaagagcgaaagaaaaaacgtaAGAAAGATGTTGCCGCCGGTACTAGAACAGTTAATAACGATACGAGACAAGAGGTGGTACGTTATAAAAGTGTGTTGAACGCGATTCCTGGTGGTACGATGTTACCATCAAGAAGATCATCGTCTATAGACTCTCCACATTCTAAAGAATTGCAAGATACAACCGGTAAAAGGCCGGAATCCGCACCCGAAGCCGCCGTCGGTTGGTTCGACGATCAAGTAGAAAGAATAGAACGAATTGTGCAGCCttcaacagaaaaaaaagcctATGAAACGGAATCAGGAATGAGTTCTGAATTCGGTCGCCAAGTCGATAAGTTCGTTAAGCCTAATGCGTCGTTAGTGACCGTCGACAGGCCCATCAAAAGATCAAGTTCGTTTTTTAATACGGCTGAACGGAAGTCGTCAAAAAATGGCTCGTTTAGAGCCGGTAATATCCTTAAAGGTGCGAAACTGAGCTCGCCGTCCTTTATGAAAACTGCCTTAAGTacgagaagtaaaaaaaagttattcgCCAATTCTACTGAGAAATGGGAATGGAGCCAAGATTCGGAACATTCAAATGACAGGTCCTCTCAATCCAGTTCTACAGATTTCAGATCGTTGCAGGCTGTCAGCGATCGTGCCAATGGTAGAGCTGGAAATGGTTTGATCGAGGAAAGCGACGAGTCAAGAAGTAGTAGCACCACACCTTCCTCGAccaagaaagagaagaaaagcaCTGGCTTGAAGAAAATGGTAAGAAAGTTTTTCTGA